In Thunnus thynnus chromosome 13, fThuThy2.1, whole genome shotgun sequence, the following proteins share a genomic window:
- the aspa gene encoding aspartoacylase — MSSYNNSVCLNEARRVAIFGGTHGNEMSGVTLVNLWVKNSAEIQRKGVVTKPFITNPRAVEKCTRYVDTDLNRAFTPENLSALEGDDLPYEVKRAQEINRIFGPKGSPEAYDVIFDLHNTTSNMGSTLILESSKDHFNLQMMNYIKKAIAPASCLVLLNEHPLLKYSTSRSVAKHPVGLEVGPQPQGVLRSNIFEAMRAILKHALDFIDLFNEGMEFPPCTVEVFRVTERIDYPRDANGNIIAMVHPNLQDCDWEPLNPGDPMFQTFDGKTIHYQGSGTVYPTFINEAAYYEKQQAFVTTRRETLVASGIRKA; from the exons ATGTCTTCTTATAACAACAGCGTGTGTTTGAACGAGGCCAGGAGAGTAGCGATTTTCGGAGGGACTCATGGGAACGAGATGTCCGGCGTGACGCTCGTGAACCTGTGGGTGAAGAATAGCGCCGAGATACAGAGGAAAGGGGTCGTGACCAAACCTTTCATCACCAACCCGAGGGCTGTGGAGAAATGCACCAGATATGTGGACACGGATCTGAACCGAGCCTTCACACCAGAAAACCTCag TGCCCTAGAGGGAGATGACCTGCCCTACGAGGTGAAGAGAGCTCAGGAGATCAACAGGATATTTGGACCTAAAGGAAGCCCAGAGGCCTACGATGTCATCTTTGACCTCCACAACACGACGTCCAACATGGGCTCCACTCTAATTCTGGAAAGCTCCAAAGACCACTTCAATCTGCAGATGATGAACTACATCAAG AAAGCCATCGCTCCAGCCAGCTGTCTTGTTCTGCTGAATGAACACCCTCTTCTGAAATATTCCACTTCACGCTCTGTAGCCAAGCACCCTGTTG GTCTGGAAGTGGGTCCTCAGCCTCAAGGTGTTTTGAGGAGTAACATCTTTGAAGCTATGAGGGCAATACTGAAACATGCCCTGGACTTCATCGATCTGTTTAATGAAG GTATGGAGTTCCCTCCCTGTACAGTGGAAGTTTTCCGGGTCACAGAGAGGATCGACTACCCCAGAGATGCCAACGGAAACATCATTGCCATGGTGCACCCCAATCtgcag gacTGCGACTGGGAGCCGCTGAACCCCGGTGACCCTATGTTCCAAACGTTTGATGGGAAGACCATCCACTACCAAGGCTCTGGAACCGTCTATCCCACTTTTATTAATGAGGCAGCCTATTATGAAAAACAACAGGCGTTTGTAACCACCAGGCGAGAAACCTTGGTGGCAAGCGGCATcagaaaagcataa